Part of the Sorghum bicolor cultivar BTx623 chromosome 1, Sorghum_bicolor_NCBIv3, whole genome shotgun sequence genome, TCATCAGTCCTGAGCAACCATGGAGACCATCGACCCCCAACTTCGACGTTCCAGAGCTTCGTTGCAACCTACACACATAAAGCTTTGGCCTCCACAAAAATAAAAGCTTTGGCCTCGACTATGCACCAGAGGCTTCGTCAAAGGCGACTGGGGTCAGTTCTCTCCCGTTTCCTCCGCCTCGTGTCCTCCACACCCTCGCCGCCGCTCCAGGTCCAGGCCATGGCGAACGACGGATCGTCGCCGAGAGCGCGCGGCGGTGGCaacggcaccggcaccggcaggaGGTGCTGCGGCGGCGGGACCCACCTCACGTGCGTGGACCTCCTGGTATTCCTCCTCGCCGCGGCGCTCTGCTCCGCGTCCTACTGCCTGGGGATATGGCACAACAGCCGCGGCGCCGCGGACAGCAGGGTCCTGCTGGGGCCGAGCGCCTGCGAGGACGACGCCGACAAGCCGCTCGACTTCGAGACGCACCACGCCGCCGAGGACGCAGGGCTCTCCGTGTCGTctacggtggcggcggcggcggcgaagacgACGACGAGCAGCACGCGGCGGGCgttgcgcggcggcggcggcgccgcggacGGCAGCACGGCGCGCCGCGGCGTGGCCGCCTGGGCGgaggccggcgccggcggtCGAAGCCTCCGGTTCACGGACGCCGTCCAAGCGTAGGTCGACGCCGTGTGTCCAGCCAGGGCGGCCTCGGCGCGCAGCGGCTCCGGACCGGGCGTCGGACACACCACGGCGTGTTCCCGGCTCCCGGTCCTCAATCCCAATGCAGTTCACGGTCGTCTGTTACATTTGGGGGGGTGCGAATTTACAGCCTAGTCCTTTTGGGTTGTTTGAAAGTTTCAATCATTTTCAGGGATTTGCGTGAAGATTTTCTTTTCAGTGATACTGATAGGGGGCTCGAGAGTATCTAAACCTGAGGAGAGTTTCGGAATTATCTTTTTGGCGTGATGCGTGCACTGCGTGTAATAGCCCGATGATTGCAGCCGGCAGCTTTGCACTTTAGTGGGCGACCAAATCAAGGACGAGGGGCTGCTTGCAGGCCGCCACGAAGAAAGCGGTGGTGTCGTCAGCCAAGAAGACTTTTTTTGAGAGCCGAGTTGACATTTTGTTGTAATTTAATTTATAGCATATATGCATGTCGCCAAAACGATTAGCACCCAAACTACCACAATTTGCAGGAATGGTAAGCAAACGTGTCAATGACAtctgttgagcacttgatcttgTCTGCATACCTAGCTCGCGAACGTGTCAATGATGAATCGATCACCCTCGACCGTCTAAGGCTATCTCCAACAGGGAGACCCATTTGGTAACCCAAACCTAAAAtgagtctccaacacaatacctatagcctccaacagagtacccatacagaagacctattttgggtatcaggagaggcataacccaaatttgggtatcctctctcctcgagacccatttgcagagagtgttgtcttttaggttttgttgttggagaagattaaaaataggtatggaaccttttacctgtagcgctaccaaaggacaaatgggtcttgtattttgggtgacgattgttggagataacGAACAACAACGATGGCGAGCTGCACCTGACAGGGTCACGTACCGACCGAAGCCGTTTCTGACCAGACGCAGCATGGCTTGGCCATTCTGTCGGCCCAATAGCCCACGTACCGAAACTCCCGTCGCAACCCCATCCAGTCGGCGACCCGCTTTCCTCCCTGTCGACGAGATGGGTGGCCATCGGCCGGCCCATCGCAACGCAGTCCAGGAACGAGATAGATACTCCAGGATCTCTTCTTCAAGCGGCATCCCCTGTGTAGCCTGAACTGAGCTAGACTCTGCTGAAGCATGGCAAAAACACATGAAGTTGCGCACCTGGCCTGTTCTcactcaaaaagaaaaaaaaaatctaattctGGCCTGTTCCATCCCATGAGCCACCTCGAACAAGCAAGTCTTAATTCTGAAAAGCCCGTTTTGTTGAAACCACATTTTTTGAGGGAATTGTTGAAACCACATTAGTTTGTAGTTCTAAACTTTGGTGCGGTCCGTTTCAATTTGTGAGTATTTGATTTTTAGGTGGCCTATTTCCCCATGCAAAGAAAAAATGCGCACGCTACATCACGCTATTCAGTATTTGATAGCTAAcacatggttattattgttattattattatttggaTTGGGGCTTTGTTTGGAAAGTCTTTTTGAGGGGCTTCAGTTTTGTCTTCTCTAGCTTCTCTCATGAAATGGCTTTGTGTACGAAAGTCCAGAGAGGACAAGCTATTTTTGTACTGCACAAGGATGAATCCACAGAAATATAATCTCATCGGCTTGTCAGATTTCGTGGGTGAGGTTTCAAAAAACATCTGCCTAACATTATGTTACCCGTTCTAGCAGCAGCCACAACTTTAGCTGGCTGCTGCTAGGACGGGTAACATAATGAGGGTATTGCAGCCACAGCTGCAACAGCTCTAGCGGAACAGTAATCATCGGGAAGATCGTTTGTCGTTGAcaggtactccctccgtcctaaatGAAGAATCTTGTAGAGTCAAAGTTTTccaaatttgatcaaatttatataacaaaataataatatttttggtaccaaccaagtataattaaattctttgttagttatattttcatagtgtacctattttatgacataaaactttatatttctctctacattttttgtcaaacttgaaaacactttgactcttcaaaaattattggaatgacttataatttggaacggatggAGTAGTACACAACAATACAACTGCAAGCTAGTTTGCAAATATATAGCTGACAGACAGGTGAAAGATTGAAGGCATTTCAATTTTAACTCACTGAATAAATAGAATGAATCATCGACCAATCAAATAAAACATAATAATTAATATGTCATATGTGAACCCCGGGAGTCATGGCATTATGTACAGTAAGACTGTCCGAGCTGTATAGCTATCTTTCTATTCATGGAAATGCTTGCCCGAAAAGGACCCATGGGCCATGGGCTCTCTCCTCTCCTGGCTTCAGTCCGTTGTGTCCGCACGCCAATCTTCACTTCCCAcagctccatctcgaggtcggAACGCAGCTGAGGTAGTGGCACCACCCACAGTGATCATTCGCGTTCACTCCTCTGAAAAGCATCCCCAGCCCAACGGCGAACCTGCGCAACACCCAGAGTTCAAATTCAGTCAAACCGACCACCTAACTGACAGAAcacccttttttcttttctttttttgggtGGTGAAACGAAAGCTGACAGAATGCATTAGATTAGCATCATGGCAGCAGTGGGCTCATTAAGATATGAGCGAGTATTACTACTACGTACTTTACTAGTACGAGCGTGTTAGGTTTCAGAAAGAGGGAGGTACCAACCAGCATGTGATGTGATGTGAATGTGATGCTTACCCGACGACAGCGAGGACCGAAGCCACGGCCAGCAGAGCCCACTGATAGGCCAGGTACTTCTTGCTGGTGTACTTGACGTCGGAGGGCAGGACGTAGCGCTGCATCCACCCGTAGTGCGGGCGCATCAGGAAGACGAACCCCAGGAGGAAGCCGGTGAGGAACCCTCCGATGTGCGCGAAGTTGTCGACGTGCGGGAGGATGCCGATGGCGAGGTTGATGGCGATGACGATCAGCAGCGTTACCAGGGCTGCGGCCTGCAGATTGGACATTAGTTTAAGTGAGCTACAATTTCACTTGGAAAGCCACATTTGTGGTTTGGTGCTGAAAGATTTGCGTCGCAATGTGAGGACTGATCGAGGAGGGAGGGAAGATCTCTGCACCTTGTTTGAGTAAATGGTCCAGTTGGTGAAGAGCTCCGACAGCATGGCGCCAAGGAGTCCGAACAGAGCTCCAGAAGCGCCGACGGAGATGGTGTTCCTGACGAAGAGCGATGACAGCACGCTGCCTCCGACGCCAGAAACAAGGTAGATGATGCCAATTCTCACTGCAAGGAAACGGGAATAATGCAGATCCAGATCAGACATAGCGCCACTCAAGCCTGACGGTATTGAAGTTCCTGCAGCGGCGCATACCGTATCCAAACTGTTGCTCGAGCCTGAGTCCGATGAGCACGAGGCTGACCATGTTGGCTAGAAGGTGGGCAACACCGGCGTGCAGCCAGATGCAGGTGACGAGCCTCCATCCCTGGTGCTCCTGCACGACTTTGTCCCATACAAGTGCCCCCAGCTTCTGCAGCCTGCGGGAAACAAACAAGGTGTTTTGATGAATGTGAGAAAGCGTTCACCGTCCATCCATCAACCCAAACAATTTCGAGTTGCGTTTATTTTGGGCAAAGTAAAGCTGGTACTTGAATGGCAGAACAATCACAGATAGTAGGGGCAGAGTCGGTTATGGAATCTTTTCTCTGTATGTAGCATTGGTTCATCTGTAGATTCTATATCTCTAGCTAGTTCATTGATAAGCGAATGGAGAAGAATGATATAGAGCAGTAACTGACGAAAGGCAGGAGGAAACGGATCGGATCGGAGGGGGGCTGGAGCACTTACGTGGCCGACGAGGGGCCGAGGAGCGGGTTCTCGCTGAGCGGCTGGAAGGAGAAGCGGTGGAGGAACCCGCGGGCGACgcaggcgccggcgccgccgccgccgcggcgagaGGCGTGGGCGGGGCAGTTGTTGACGTACATCGCCACGGCGAACAGCACGATGTTGACGGCCGCGACGAGCGGCACGAACCACGGCACCCACTCCCTCTCCCCATCCCGCTGCGGCGGGTACAGGTGCTCCGCCTGCGGCGAGTAGCGCTGCTTCCCCTCCCCGTTCCTCCCGCCCTTCTCCACGTCGTAGCGCGCGGCGGCCATGGCCGTGGACTGGTGGTGGTCGTAGCGCGCGGCGGCCGGTGCGGTTCGCGTGCGGTGTGGTGTGTTGAAGCGGCTGTGACGAGGTGGCGGTGGTGGGGATGGGATGTAGTGGAGACGTGCAAAGGGCGGTGGTGGTGCGAGTATATAAACGGCCGCACCTGGCGGATGCCGGCCGGTGGTGGGCGGCGTTTGCGGTTCGGACCTCGGCTTCTCGGCGGTTACGTGCGTTGTTTCCGGCGCGTGTATGGTTGGCAGGGCGGGCGGAAGCTCAGGCGCAGAGGTGGCCGTGACCCAACTTGTCGGCGCGGACGCGGCTGCACTGCACGGTTCGATCGGTTCGGGTACGCGGCACCGGAACGCGCTTTGCGACCACACCGTACCCGCGCGACCCATGTGTAGTGTGATTGGgcgtttctcaaaaaaaaaaatactctaCGCGTTGTACCTGTTCAATGTACGCAAAATGAActacttgtttagttcaaaaaaaatacatttttttacattctctgtcacatcaaatcttacgatatatgcataaagcattaaatataaataaaagaaaataactaattatacagctaCTCCTACCTAtagtttgcgagacgaatcttttgaacctaattattctataattgaataatatttatcaaatacaaatgagagTGTTACAGTgtttattttgtaaattttttgaactaaacaaagcctatagTTTAGCCGAGCTGTACCTGTACACAAAAAATGTACTAGACGAAAAATGTAAAATTTCGCCGCTTTTTTTGCATCCAAGTGTAGTAGGCATTTTTTGAGTTGCGGAGATTTTTTTTGAGTCGGTGAAAATTGGACAGCTCgcctatttttttttataaacacCTAGTTCATTTTGCGTGTACATTTTGAGAAACGCtaaaaaatatacataaaatgcctagtatattctatgataaaaatataaattttcaACGTTTTGAAATCCAAGTGTGTCCAACACACAATGTATACAAAATAGATAGCTCGCGCGACCTAATTTTGCGTGTTTAGTTGTATGGGCTGCTATTGGTCTGGCTAAGCCTGAGCAGCCTAGGTCTGTGTTCTAGCAATGCAAGAACCTTGTTTCATTGCTTGTTCTGCTCTATGTAGGCTTCGGGTAGAAAATGTTTGATTGACCGCGCTAATGGTAAAGTGGATTAATGAAACTAGCATAGTCCTTGTTCTCTAGCATTCTGGGGCTGTCCCTAGCTATCATTGGGCCTTAGATCTTGTGGGATGACATGCGCCTAAATCTAACAAAGAGCTACTGAGTGCTACAATCAAGGTTGCTCCTATAACAATAAGCTGACGACGCTTAAGTGTCGAAAAGCGCTAAACAAGACATGGGGTAATAATTAGTATGGCGGTTGGTGCATAAAGTATGAATAAACCCTAATTTGGAATATAAACATGGATCAACTACGACATTCAACATGTGCCACCCCCGATCCACGAACATCATCGGCCATTCTCATGGACTCAGCAAAATAATCAAGTTCGTATGACAGAGTGGAACAACAAGCAACGAATACCGGTAAAGGAAATATGCATTGCTTATTAGATCTAGTCACAATCACCACTAGAAAAGGCAAGAAACACCTGGATCTGAACAAAAAGAATGCTCTGCCCAATGAGGAGGAACAAATAGAAAGAGCTCTTTGTCCGTATCATTTGTTACGAACACAACTTCTCACCTATGAGCACTTGGGGAGGGACGATGAGCTTCTTCGACGGGCTCTCTTCCGGGAACCCCAGCGACGGCTGCAACGGCACAACAAGAGAGCAAGTAGAGGAGAGTGAGAGTGAGAGCAAATGAGCGCGAGAGAGTGGCGGGAAGTGAACGAGTGATGAATGAGAGAGGTAACCCTAGTAGTTGGACGCGGAAAACCAGCAATGAGGCCCACCCAGTGCGGTCAAGCCAAACCTGGCTTTGTGGAAACGAGCACCCCCACGTTCCCATGAAGCCTGACTAACAGCCCCATAGGAGTTTGGAGGAGCCTCGCTAGCAGGGCCTTACACAAAAACCAAACAAGTCAAGGTTATATTACTGAAGTCTGATCAAGGATGACCTAAAAACCTAACACATCCAAAATGTATACTGTACACGTGTGATCGCACACATTTTTTCTGTGAAACGCCTAGTCCATTTTGTGTGTTGGATACACTTTGATGTCTGCCTGCCGCGTTCGATCACTTCGTGTACACGTCACTAGAACATCCTTGTGGTCTAAACACTGTACTTGTGTGACCCATGTGTAAGTGTTACAGAGACAGTTATCACGGCCGCACGCCTCGCCTCGTCCATTTTATGTGTTGGATACACTTGGATTGGATGCCTGCCCGTCCTACCGAGCGAGCCACGCAAAGGGCAAGGAGGAGAGAAACAGAAGCGGCCATGTCGGTCTACTAGGCTCCTTTGTCGCGTTGTCTCCGCCGCACGGCCCAACTTTGATTTCGAGGTGGCCCAAGCGGCAACGAGCCGGCGACTGCCTGACGTAGGGCGACCGACGAGGAAACAACAAGAAAAACTAGGGGGAAAGCTTCTGGTGCTCATTtagaccagtctcaatgcatgtttcatgagagtgtcatgcacattaaattcaATAGAGTGTCACATAAACAAAACTGTTGACttgacagggtcattaaatgaaggagtttcatcagatgagagaggagttccatccccatgaaactcctgtggctcggttacctaattTATAGTCTTgctaactgtgtcatgaaactatatttgccTTAATTACAGGGCAGGCAGACAGCGACACCACGCATCCGTGGCACTTGAGTGCACGCGGTACAGCGTCCCTCCAAGTTCGGGGACCGAGACAGATGTCTACCGGTGCGCGGGTCCTCGGCGCGACCTGCTGCCCGGTCACACAACTCGCAATCAACGGCTGGCTCCTGCAATGATCGTCGTGTCGTGGGGTAACACTTTGCTCCGACCCGTCTCGTGTCCGTGCTCGTCACCTATGCGCGGACGCCGcgccgttcgttctcgtgggaGGAAATCAGTGAAGCTTCCTTCCAGCGGTCCCAGCCTCATGATTGTTGATCGATCGGACGCGTTGAGGAGTAATTGATTCTGGGACGACGGCGACAGCGATGTTTTCTTGCTTTGAAACCAAATTTCAGCGTTCCTGCTCAAGACTACTGTGAGCGTTCGGCTTCTGTTCGGCGTGGAAGCCCCCCTGTCCTCTTGTTTCCCGGCAATACACGAACAACAAAATCCAGAGAAAGAAACAAAAACATGGTTCTTGGAGACTGGAGGGTAGTAGAGCTGATTCTCATTCCCCCCAGACTTTACGAATTCGGATGCTGGTAGGTTAGGTGCTAGAGCTACTGTACTGCTACTACCGCATGTTCCAACCAACATTTCGGTGGTTCTCTTGTGCTCACTGGAATACTCTACTCTATCGCCCAGTCAGTCTATCCTACAAGAACCATGTTTTTGTTTCTTTCTACAGCTGATACAGCTTGGCGTCACCTTCTTCGACTTTTTTCGTggactaaataaataaacaaaagagAGAGATTGGCGTCAAGTCGTACGAGAGATTCTCTTGCAGTTTGCGTTGCGGATGAGAGAGCGAACCAGGCCTG contains:
- the LOC8063185 gene encoding uncharacterized protein LOC8063185, with the translated sequence MYVQLYKNKARPFLKKKKLLLSSVLSNHGDHRPPTSTFQSFVATYTHKALASTKIKALASTMHQRLRQRRLGSVLSRFLRLVSSTPSPPLQVQAMANDGSSPRARGGGNGTGTGRRCCGGGTHLTCVDLLVFLLAAALCSASYCLGIWHNSRGAADSRVLLGPSACEDDADKPLDFETHHAAEDAGLSVSSTVAAAAAKTTTSSTRRALRGGGGAADGSTARRGVAAWAEAGAGGRSLRFTDAVQA
- the LOC8062895 gene encoding RHOMBOID-like protein 2, with the translated sequence MGRAGTVWSQSAFRCRVPEPIEPCSAAASAPTSWVTATSAPELPPALPTIHAPETTHVTAEKPRSEPQTPPTTGRHPPGAAVYILAPPPPFARLHYIPSPPPPPRHSRFNTPHRTRTAPAAARYDHHQSTAMAAARYDVEKGGRNGEGKQRYSPQAEHLYPPQRDGEREWVPWFVPLVAAVNIVLFAVAMYVNNCPAHASRRGGGGAGACVARGFLHRFSFQPLSENPLLGPSSATLQKLGALVWDKVVQEHQGWRLVTCIWLHAGVAHLLANMVSLVLIGLRLEQQFGYVRIGIIYLVSGVGGSVLSSLFVRNTISVGASGALFGLLGAMLSELFTNWTIYSNKAAALVTLLIVIAINLAIGILPHVDNFAHIGGFLTGFLLGFVFLMRPHYGWMQRYVLPSDVKYTSKKYLAYQWALLAVASVLAVVGFAVGLGMLFRGVNANDHCGWCHYLSCVPTSRWSCGK